TTTAGGTTAGTAGTAGGcatagaaattaataataatttatctctactgataattactataataggtttttcaaatattttgatCTCTAGCTAATTTTTTGCACTAAAAAGAGATGGAGAAACTATACTGGTATACacattttattaacaaaaatagtTCTATCATTACAATATTCAACAGCATTAGCATTGTACTATAATCAACATCTTTTGGAACATTTTTCCATTGcaaaaatatattcaaataactatttgtaatttgtataattttgaGGCAAAGCTTGGTATTATGtaatataaatagtatttttttttattttcgcaTAATATTGTCAAATTCTCTAGGATCCAATCCCTCtagtgaaatctttaatttcACAGCATCTATAGGTACTCCTACTTGCACCATTTTTATAAACCTTTCATATTCAGGTTTTGCAATGGTAGCTCCAGTAGTAGTTTCAAGTTCGTCAGTTGCTATTGCTTTGCTTGGTTCTGTGGTCTTGTCATTGTCTTTTTCTTGTTCGTTCGAGTTAAagtcatttttattttcttctgacTTAGGATCTTTTTGAGGTGCATTTACTTCTGGTATTGAAGATAACTGCAAtgattgttaatttttaatatttcaaacaGTACTTACAGTATGTGGcctaaagtaatgtacatcagcctttagaatgacatttccgctttgtagagcgttgtctctgtcactcctacctatatgacgttttgtcagtctcaacgacagagacagagcTCTACATAATCTCCATCTAAAGGTTGAAGTACAATACTTTCGAGCGCATACTGTAAATGGCGAAATATTGCATCTCAAATGCTATATAATGGTCACAGGTTGACATCAGAAACTGGAATATTTTTATAGCTATTTAAATGTATGTATCCTTGTGATAACCTAG
The nucleotide sequence above comes from Maniola hyperantus chromosome 8, iAphHyp1.2, whole genome shotgun sequence. Encoded proteins:
- the CCDC53 gene encoding WASH complex subunit 3 translates to MQDTISNREIANIDMSKIAALQQKRTLAFVNHFVVTTVQFLNNFAKKCEQKLMHFERKLEKINAAMVLLEARLSSIPEVNAPQKDPKSEENKNDFNSNEQEKDNDKTTEPSKAIATDELETTTGATIAKPEYERFIKMVQVGVPIDAVKLKISLEGLDPREFDNIMRK